The following proteins come from a genomic window of Candidatus Latescibacterota bacterium:
- the fliF gene encoding flagellar M-ring protein FliF: MAGMDETLGRFQGAWDSFSFSQKIVLSGIILAVIISLIVFTAWLRKPSYSVLFSDLDMSSAGEVTQELEQLGVEYKVTRGGTTVLVTSERVAELRVNLASSGVMQGGQTTYKIFDDQDFSVTDFVQNVNYKRAMEGELARTISGLTVVEKARVHLVFPKQSIFKGQGQEATASVIVKLKRGQVLSKDQIVGITNIISNSVEGLETGKVSIIDQTGRPLTSNSGDEGVGLLNAQIEIQRTLEQYLSGKAQQMLEAVLGAGRAVVQVNADVDFRAVETTREVFDPQSVVRSEVTSEESNTQEGSNSESVQTNYDINRTIETIVEGGGGIKQLTIAASLDGHYETAEDGTRQYKPLTGQELTELEGIIKNAVGFDPGRNDVINVVNFQFQSLDLLDTSLDTPIMEWLPGIIGKVVTIAILVLLFLLFRKHVGSMFAGGGGFRAFSPANVLRGSGGASGANIAPLSNELSLEERTREISRNDPDQVAKLVQTWMAED, encoded by the coding sequence TTGGCAGGAATGGATGAGACACTGGGAAGATTCCAGGGAGCATGGGACAGCTTCAGCTTCAGCCAGAAGATCGTACTCTCGGGGATAATACTTGCAGTGATAATCAGTCTGATAGTCTTTACAGCCTGGTTAAGGAAACCGAGTTACTCGGTACTGTTCTCAGACCTCGACATGTCGAGTGCGGGAGAAGTGACACAGGAACTCGAACAGCTTGGAGTCGAGTACAAGGTGACAAGGGGAGGCACCACGGTCCTTGTCACATCAGAAAGGGTAGCCGAACTCAGAGTGAACCTGGCTTCTTCCGGTGTCATGCAGGGTGGACAGACTACATACAAGATCTTCGATGATCAGGATTTCAGCGTCACCGATTTCGTACAGAACGTCAATTACAAGAGAGCGATGGAAGGTGAATTGGCACGGACTATCAGCGGGCTTACCGTGGTCGAGAAGGCCCGTGTCCATCTGGTATTTCCCAAGCAATCCATATTCAAGGGGCAGGGCCAGGAAGCGACCGCGTCTGTTATCGTAAAGCTCAAGAGAGGACAGGTACTCAGCAAGGACCAGATCGTCGGGATAACCAATATTATATCCAATAGTGTCGAAGGTCTCGAGACGGGAAAGGTCTCCATCATCGACCAGACAGGAAGACCTCTTACAAGCAATTCCGGTGATGAAGGAGTCGGTCTGCTCAACGCGCAGATCGAGATCCAGCGTACACTTGAGCAATACCTGTCAGGGAAGGCTCAACAGATGCTTGAGGCCGTACTTGGCGCTGGGCGTGCCGTCGTTCAGGTCAACGCTGACGTGGATTTCAGGGCGGTGGAGACGACACGTGAAGTCTTCGATCCACAGTCCGTTGTGAGGAGCGAAGTGACCTCTGAGGAGAGCAATACCCAGGAAGGCTCGAACAGCGAAAGCGTGCAGACGAATTACGATATAAACAGGACGATCGAGACGATAGTCGAGGGTGGTGGCGGTATCAAGCAATTGACGATCGCCGCTTCTCTGGATGGCCATTATGAGACGGCTGAGGATGGTACTCGTCAGTACAAGCCGCTGACTGGTCAGGAATTGACAGAGCTGGAAGGGATCATAAAGAACGCGGTCGGGTTCGATCCAGGCAGGAACGATGTGATCAATGTAGTCAATTTCCAGTTTCAAAGCCTCGATCTACTCGATACCTCTCTTGATACTCCGATCATGGAATGGCTACCCGGGATAATAGGGAAGGTCGTGACGATCGCGATCCTCGTCCTGTTGTTCCTTCTTTTCCGGAAACATGTCGGAAGTATGTTTGCCGGGGGGGGGGGATTCCGGGCCTTTTCACCGGCGAATGTCCTGAGAGGATCAGGCGGAGCTTCGGGAGCCAACATTGCACCCCTCTCTAATGAACTCTCTCTTGAGGAGAGAACGAGGGAAATTTCACGAAACGATCCGGATCAGGTAGCGAAACTGGTTCAGACATGGATGGCCGAAGACTAG